Below is a window of Pyrobaculum aerophilum str. IM2 DNA.
CGGCACAGAGGGGGTTTCGTTTAAAAATATGGCGCCGTTATTATAACGGCGGCTCAGTCCGCGGAATAGATCTCATTAATCGATAGGGGGCAAGTCGTCCTCATCGCCGTCAATACCATCTTCCTTATTTTTAGCTTTTTCCCCAATTTTTTAAAACTGGTGCCCTTACCGTTTTGTGTGTATTGATAAGTCTTGGCCCAGCGGCGGCCCCGACTGGGCTGCCGTGGGGGTTTTGCTGAGGGAGGGAAGCGTGTTGTTAATTAAGAGAGTGGAGAGAGAAGGCGATCCCTGGTCTGGGCAAGTGGCGTTCCCCGGGGGGCGTTGGAAGCCGGGGGAGGACCTCATGGACACTGTGGTCAGGGAGGTGGAGGAGGAGGTGGGGGTGAGGCCCACAGCCCTAGTGGGGGTTTTGCCCCCGCAGAGCCCCAGCAACGCCCCGTGGCTGAAAGTAGTGCCTTTTGTCTTCAGCCAGTGGGTAGGCGAGGTTAGGCCCAACCCCAGGGAGGTGAGGGAGGCCCGGTGGATTTCCAAGGGGGAGATGTCCGAGGGGGAGTGGATGGGCCGGCGCGCCTACGTGGCGGGAGACTGGGTTATATGGGGCCTTACCTACAGGATTTTGAAGAGACTTATTGAATGCGGCCTCTTATAAGCTTATAAATGGGGTTCGGGGTTTTTACGTGTCTTGTGAATACGAGGCGCTCGGCCGCTACCACGTGTTGGAGGGACCCAGAATTAAGATTAGGGCGTCAGCCGCCAGGGCCCTCATTGAGAGACACTACGGCGTGGCGGGACACGCCGCCGTCGAGCTTTGCAAGTGGACTAAAGACGCCATTGAGGGGGGCAAGTCTTGTTATAAAGTGAAGTTTTACAACGCGCCCGCCGGGGGCTCCCACCGGTGTGTAGAGATGAGCCCCGTTGGGCTTATCTGTAGCAATCGCT
It encodes the following:
- a CDS encoding NUDIX domain-containing protein; translated protein: MCIDKSWPSGGPDWAAVGVLLREGSVLLIKRVEREGDPWSGQVAFPGGRWKPGEDLMDTVVREVEEEVGVRPTALVGVLPPQSPSNAPWLKVVPFVFSQWVGEVRPNPREVREARWISKGEMSEGEWMGRRAYVAGDWVIWGLTYRILKRLIECGLL